Below is a genomic region from Thiohalobacter sp..
CCAGCCGCTGGCGCTCGCCACTGGACAGCCGGGTGACGGGCCACTCCAGGGCGGCCGGGGTCAGGCCGAGCCGGGCCAGTGCGGTGGCATCGGGTGGCAGGGGGAAGTGGTCGCGCACGCGCTCCGACCACCAGGCGCTCTCCGCCGGAAGGTAGCGGACCCGGCGACGCCATTCGGCGCCGCTGAGCGTCTCGGCAGCCTCGCCTGCGCAGCGCAGCACGCCGGTGTGCGGATCCAGATCCGCCAGCGCCCTCAGCAGCCGGCTCTTGCCGCTGCCGGAGGGGCCGCTGATACCCAGGATATCGCCCGGCGCGAGGGCAAGACACACGTCCTGCAGCGGGCCGACCGTCAGGGCCTCGACTTCGAACAGGGGTTCGGACACGGCGGTTCCTCGTGGCAGGGGTTCCCCGACCCTGCGGGTAGCGGCTCCATCCTACACAATGTGCATGGGAACGCGGGAAACCCCGAACAGGCTCAACCTGCATATTGCATCAAGGCCGAAGCGGGCGGGCACAAAACCATGCTCTAGACCATGGGTACAGAAATCCGGTTTATTGCCTGCCAGCGCAACAAATTACCCGCCGCCCGCTTCGGCCTTGGTGCAATATGCGGGTTAACGCTTGGCGCTCCGCGCCGGCTGGGCTATGTTGCGCCTTCGACATTGGCCCGTGAGAGGGAGCAGATCCATGAGCGAACCCTTGATTGCGAAGAAAGGACCCTATGAAGTCGAACTGGAGCCCGGCATCTACTGGTGGTGCGCCTGCGGGCGGTCGAAGGACCAGCCCTTCTGCGACGGTTCGCACAAGGGCACCGACTTCCAGCCGGTGAAGTTCGAGCTGACCGAGAAGAAGAAGGTCTGGCTGTGCGGCTGCAAGCACACCGCCGACGCCCCCTTCTGCGACGGCAGCCACAAGCAGCTCTGAACCCCAAAAAGGAAGGGCGCCGAATGGCGCCCTTCGCATGCCGTCCCTGGACAAGGGGATGGATCAGAGGCCGGAACCCTTGGAACCGGTGAACTCGGGATAGGCTTCCAGGCCACACTCCACGAGATCGACACCCTCGTACTCCTCTTCCTCGCTGACGCGAATGCCCATGATGGTCTTGAGCACCAGCCAGACCACGAAGCTCGCGCCGAAGGTCCAGGCGAAGATGGTGCCGAGGCCGATCAGCTGGGCGCTGAGCTTGGCGTCGGGGTTGGACAGGACCACCGCGATCAGACCCCACATGCCGACCACACCATGGACGGAGATGGCGCCGACCGGGTCGTCGATGCGCAGCTTGTCCAGAGTGATGATGGAGAACACCACCAGCACGCCACCGACGGCCCCGATGATGGTCGCGAGCAGCGGTGTGGGCGTGAGCGGTTCTGCGGTGATGGCCACCAGGCCGGCCAGGGCCCCGTTGAGCGCCATGGTGAGATCGGTCTTGCCGAACAGCATGCGGGCGGTCAGCATGGCGGCCACCACACCGCCGGCGGCAGCCATGTTGGTGTTGACGAACACCAGCGCCACGGCGTTGGCCTCGCCCACGTCACTGACCTTCAGCTCCGAACCACCGTTGAAGCCGAACCAGCCCAGCCACAGGATGAAGGTACCCAGAGTGGCCAGCGGCAGGTTGGCGCCGGGGATGGGATAGACCTCGCCGTTGGGACCGTACTTGCCCTTGCGCGCGCCCAGAAGGATCACGCCGGCCAGGGCCGCAGCCGCGCCGCACAGGTGCACCACGCCGGAACCGGCGAAGTCGAGGAAGCCCAGGCCGTCGAGGAAACCGCCACCCCACTTCCAGTAACCCTGCAGCGGGTAGATGAAGCCGGTCATGACCACGGCAAAGAACAGGAAGGCCCACAGCTTCATCCGCTCGGCCACCGCGCCCGAGACGATGGACATGGCGGTGGCCACGAACACCACCTGGAAGAAGAAGTCGGCCATGCCCGAATAGTAGGGTGCATCATCGCCGCCGGCGAGCACGGCCTCGACCGTGTTGTCCTCACCGAGCAGGAAGCTGATGCCCGGCCAGACACTGCTGACCGCATCACCCGGGTACATGATGTTGTAGCCCACAACCATGTACATGATGCAGGCAATGGCAAACAGCGCCACGTTCTTGGTCAGAATCTCGGCGGTGTTCTTGGCGCGGACCAGGCCGGCCTCGAGCATGGCAAAGCCGGCCGCCATCCACATGACAAGCGCGCCGGACACCAGGAAATAAAAGGTATCGAGCGCGTAACTCAGTTCAGTAATCGCTTCCACTTTTCAACCCTCCGCAACAGGCGTCTCAACGGCTCACAAGGCGTCCGGACCGGACTCGCCGGTGCGGATTCGAACGGCCTGCTCGACCGGGGACACGAAGATCTTGCCGTCACCGATCTTGCCGGTATTGGCCGATTTGGTAATGGCCTCGATGACCTGGTCGACCAGGCCGTCATCGATGACCACGTCGAGCTTTACCTTGGGCAGGAAGTCGACGACGTATTCCGCACCCCGGTAGAGTTCGGTGTGGCCCTTCTGACGCCCGAAGCCCTTGACCTCGGTCACCGTGATGCCCTGAACGCCGATCTCCGACAGTGCCTCGCGCACATCGTCGAGCTTGAACGGCTTGATGATTGCAGTTACCAGTTTCATGGGTTCCTCCTGGGAGGGCCCGCCCCCAAGGGGGCGGACCCGTCTGAACGGCTTAGAAGCTCTTGGAGACCGTGAACACCACGCGGTCATCCGCAACGCCGCCGAACACGTCTTCGCCGTCGTTGTTGGTGCCGATGTAGCTCAGGTCCAGACCCACGCCCGCGGCCTCGGTGGAAACACCCAGGCTGTAGTCGATGTAGTCGGAGCCCAGGCCACCGCTGGCAACCGAGTCGTAGGCATCACCATCGGAGAAGCCGACGTGGGCCGCCAGGGTAAAGCCCTCGGCAACAGCGACCTCGCCGTCCAGGCTCAGGTACCAGGCACTCTCGTCGACACCGACGAAGTTCAGTTCCGGGCTGTAGTAGAAGGTTGCGCCGACGGAGGCATCCTCGCTGAGGCTGTAGCTCGCACCGACGTACAGCTCGGTGGTGTTGGCGTCGTCGTAGCCGGGATAGTTGTAGCGGATGACGCCCAGGTCATAGCCGATCTCGCCCATCTCGCCCCCGAAGCCGGCGTACAGGTCCACCTCGAGCTGGGGATCGGTGCTGGTCCCGGAGAAGAAGTTGGAATCGACGTTGGAGGCCCAGGTGCCGACATAGAAGCCGCTGTCGTGGGCCCAGTCGAAGCCGCCCTGCAGGGCCATCTGGTTGTCGGTCTGGGACACGCCACGGAACATGTAGTCGGTGGCCAGGGCCACGTTGCCGCTGATCTCGGCATGGGCCAGACCGGCGGAACCTGCGACGGCTGCAGCGATGAGGGTCTTGGAAAGGGTTTTCATGAGTCCGACTCCTGAGTTGGTCAGTTAGATAAACGTTGAATGTACTGCTCTGGCAGGCTTGATCCTGTGCCCGCTTGAATTGCAGATGCCATGCCAGGTTTGCTAGGCATTGTTTTCCATGGGATTTCCGAAAAATCGCGGTGCCTATACCCGGAACGGCCGCACCATTCCAGAGCACACCCAGGCGTCTGCACCGATCTGGTGCTCACTTTTGGTGCAGCATTGCCTGGACCCGGATCAGGGCGCTGCGCTAACCTAGGCGCATGATGGACCCGAAAATATTCGACGAATTCGCGCGGCGGCTCTCGGCCGCCATGCCGCCCGGGCTGCAGTCGCTGCAACAGGACTTCGAGCACAATGCCCGCGCCGCCCTGCAGGGCGCGCTGGCGAAACTGGATCTGGTGACCCGCGAGGAGTTCGAGGTGCAGAGCGCCGTGCTGGCGCGGACACGGGAAAAGGTCGAGGCGCTGGAGCGGCGCGTGGCCGAACTCGAGGCGCGACTGGGCAAGGGCGCGGAAGCACCAGCGGCGGACGAGACAACGCCCGGCGATCTGGACATGGACGGCGGCTAGCCCGGATATCTCGCCGGGCGCGAACGCCGACCGTTTTCCCGGGCAGGACGCCCGGGCGCAGGGGGAACCGCTTGTCATTAACCCGGCAAGCCGAGATGCCGGGTTAATAATGGGGAGGAGGGACTTTCCCGATGACGCTTGCCGTCGTCTTCAGTCGCGCCAGCGTGGGCATCGACGCGCCGCTGGTGACCGTCGAAGTGCATCTCGCCAACGGCCTCCCCGGCCTCAACATCGTCGGCCTTCCCGAAACCGCCGTGCGCGAAAGCAAGGACCGGGTGCGCGGCGCCCTGCTCAACGGCGGCTTCGAGTTCCCTTCCCGGCGCATCACCATCAACCTCGCCCCCGCCGACCTGCCCAAGGAGGGCGGCCGTTTCGACCTGCCCATCGCGCTCGGCATACTCGCCGCCTCCGGCCAGATTCCCGCCGAAGGCCTTGCCCGCCATGAGTGGCTGGGCGAGCTGGCGCTCTCCGGCGAGCTGCGGCCGGTCAACGGCGTGCTGCCGGCCGCGCTGGCCGCGCGGCGCGCCGGCCGCGGGCTGGTGGTGCCGACCGCCAACGGCCCGGAGGCGGCACGGGTGGCGGACCTGGACGTACGCGAGGCCGGCCACCTGAATACGGTCACCGCCTGGCTGAGTGACCAGGGCCCGCCCCTCACCCGGGCCGTCACCCGGCCCGCCGCCCTGGCCGCCTACCCCGATCTCGCCGACGTGCGCGGCCAGTTCCAGGCCCGCCGGGTGCTGGAAATCGCTGCCGCGGGCGGCCACAGCCTGCTGCTCACCGGCCCCCCGGGCACCGGCAAGTCGATGCTGGCCAGCCGCCTGCCCGGCATCCTGCCCGACATGAGCGAGGATGAAGCGCTGGAGACGGCAGCCGTGCATTCGCTGGGCAACCCGCCCGGAACCCTGCTCAACCACTGGCGGCAGCGGCCCTTTCGCAGCCCGCATCACACCGCCTCAGCTCCGGCGCTGGTGGGCGGCGGCTCCCAGCCCCGGCCCGGGGAGATCTCGCTGGCCCACCACGGCGTGCTCTTCCTCGACGAGCTGCCGGAGTTCGACCGCAAGGTGCTGGAGGTGCTGCGCGAACCACTGGAGACCGGCGAGGTGACCATATCGCGGGCCGCGCGTCAGGCCCGCTTCCCGGCGCGTTTCCAGCTGGTGGCGGCCATGAACCCCTGCCCCTGCGGCTACCACGGCGATCCCTCCGGGCGCTGCCACTGCACGCCGGACCAGATCCGCCGCTACCGCGGACGCATTTCCGGTCCGCTGCTCGACCGCATCGACCTGCACGTGACCGTGCCGCGCGAATCGCTCGAGTCCCTGCGCGGCCGGGCGGGCGAGCGCAGCGAAACAGTGCGGGCACGGGTGGCAGCGGCACGCGCCCGGCAACTGGAGCGCCAGGGCTGCGCCAACGCCGCGCTGGTCGGCGAACGGCTCGAGGACTCGCTGCGCCTTGCTCCGGCCGCCGAGACCCTGCTCAACCGCGCCGCGGAGCAGCTGCGGCTGTCCGCCCGCGCCTACCATCGCGTACTGCGGGTGGCACGCACCATCGCCGACCTGGGCGACTACCCCGACGTCGAGGGCCAGCACCTTTCCGAGGCGCTGCAGTACCGCCCCGGCTGATCGATGAACCCCTGCACCCGTGCCGGTGGTATAGTCGCGGCATGGCCAGGCCCTTTCCCCATCGGCTCCGCTGCGAGGCCCCCAGGCCGTCGTTCCCCGAACATGAGCGGCGCCTGCCCTGGCTCGGCCCGCTGCTGGACGCCTGTTGCATCGCCGACAGCGGCGTCGCCGAAGGCATCCGTCGCGAGACCGACCGTGGCCGCCGCCTGGCCTGCCGCAAGGGCTGCGCCCACTGCTGCCGAAGTCACGAAACCGTGCCTGTCTATCCGCTCGAACTGATGGGCATTGCCTGGTATGTCACCGAAATCATCGAGGGGCCGCTGCGCGGGCGGCTGCACGACCGGCTGGCACATCATCGCGACCTGCCCGGCTGCCCCTTTCTGGTCGACGACAGTTGCAGCATTTATCCCCTGCGACCCATGGCCTGCCGTCTCCTCAATGTGTTCGACCGCGCCTGTGCGCCCGGCGAGGATGTCTTCTACAGCCGACACGGGGATCTGCTCACGCCGTTGCCCGACTACCGGGAAGCGACCGAGTACGAAATGCTGCCTTTCTACGGCTTTTGCGAGGCCGACGAGCGCCGCGAGGCCCTGCGCAGCGGTCGTCTGCATCAGCTTGCCCGCGTGCTGCGTGACCTGGACTGGGCTTCGCTGGCGAAACGCATGGCCGCCCGCGATGCCGGCCAGCCCGCCGCCCTCGACGAGGCCCTGCCGTGAACGATCACCGCGACGATGAGGATCCGCGCCTGCGCGAGGCCGTCGTGGCCCTGTCGCAGGGCGACTTCGCGACCTCGCTGCAGCTCGCCCGACAGACCGCCGAGGAAGGCGACGCGCTGGCGATGCACTTCGTCGGATGGCACTACCACAAGGGCCTGGGCGTGCCCGAGGATCAGGCGGCGGCGGTGTCCTGGTGGTGCAAGGCCGCCAGCGCCGGCCACGCCGTGGCCATGCGTGCCCTGGGCTGGGCGCTGGAGACGGGCGAGGGACTGGAGGCCGACCCCGTGGCCGCCTACATCTGCTACAGCCGGGCGCTGGCCGCCGGCGACAGGGATGCCGCCGAGGCCCTCACCGAGCTGGCGCCGCGGCTGGCACCGGACCAGGTGCGCGCCGCCGAGGCCGAGCTGAAGGCCGGCGAGCCGGACGAGAATCCCTGGCAGCGCATCTGCGCCTCCGCCTGAGGCATGAAGGAACAGGAACTGGGCGCCCTGCTGGATGCGCTTGAAGCCGAGCTGCGACGCCTCGACTGCTGGGAGGCATCGCCGCCGCCCGCGGATGCGCTGGCCAGCCCCCTGCCCTTCGCCCACGACTGCCTGACATTCACCCAGTGGCTGCAATGGCTGTTCCTGCCGCGCCTGCGCACCCTGCTGGCCTCCGGCGTCCGCCTGCCTGCCCGCAGCGGCATCGCGCCCATGGCGGAAGTGAGCCTGGCCGACAGCGGCCTGGATGCAGCGGCGCTGGTCGCGCTGTTGCGCCGGATCGACGGCCTGCTCGAAGGGGACGCCACCGGCCAGTGACGTTGGCCGGGCTGTTGCGACGACGGAGATTCAGCCGGCGCGTCGGGGGTCCTGTTCGCGCAGCATCTGCTGCACATAGTGGCGAACCGTCTCCTGGCTGCCGGTGTGCACCACGAATTCCGAGATCAGCCGGCAGGCGGCGGCGACGCAGTGCTTGTCGCGCTCCATGGCCTGCTCCAGCAACTGCACGCCTTCCGGATCGCCGATCGACAGCAGGAACTTGCCCACACCGAACTGGATGCGCGGATCTTCGGGATTGATTTCGAGAATCCGCCGGTAGGCCGCCGCGGCCTCCTCGGCCGTTCCGTGGCGCTTGACCAGGGCGGCGTATTCCATGGCCCGCTTGCCATGCAGCTCGCCCTGTTCGGCCAGCTCGCGCAGGGCCGCCAGCCGGCCGTGCTCGTCCTGGTGCCGCTGATGCCGTACCGCCCAGTTTTCGGACTCGCGCGCCATCCAGCGCTGGTCGAGTTCGCTCAGCACCCGGCCGGCACGTGCCCCGATCAGTTCCTCCAGCGCCGTCACCTCGGGCACGCCGGGGAAGCTGGGTTCCCCCGTGCCGAGCGCATCCAGCCGCATGCGCAGGCTGGGATGGTCGGGATCGACCGCACCCCGATGGTAGGCCTCGCGTACCCAGGCCTGCGGCCGCAGGTGCGGCATCTTGCGCTCGAAGACGATGCCGAGATTGCCATAGGCGCGGAAGGTGGGTTCGGGACACTTCTCCGCCGCCCGGAATACCCGCGGCCAGTAATACGCCTCGAGAAAGCGTGCGACCACCGACTCCATCACCAGCGCCTCGGCCAGATCCTCCAGCGGTGTCACGTAACGGGCATAGGCATCCCGGCGAAATACCCGGTCGCGGCCCAGCGGCAGGGTGAGGCGCGCATAGGCCGGGGCATAGAAATCGAACAGCGGCCGGTACAGCCGCGCGCCCAGGCTGCGGCTGCGCGCGAAGGCCAGCCGGTACTGGATCCAGACCTGGCGCAGCTGGCACAGCCAGGCGACGATGCCCAGATTGTGGACCGAGATCTCGCCCACGTGGCCGGCGACCAGCGCCCGTAGCTGGTCGCGGGACAGGCACTGCAGCGCGGCGCTGCCGATCAGCAGCTGGTTGCGGAAACCGAGGGGCAGGCCGCGTACCGGCGTACGGACCAGCTCGATGCCCGCACCCTCGGTGACGAAGATGCGATGCACCCGTGCGGCATGCAGCTCGCTGCACAGGCCATCGACCAGCCGGCCCAGCTCGGGCGCGGCGGCGCGCGGGATGCGCACCCCCTCGGGGCGACCGAACTCGAGTCGGAACAACTGGGCGAACAGGGCCCAGCCGGCGGCCCCGACGAGCACCGGCACCCACACGCCTGCCGCGGTCGGCGCCATGCCGCCCCCCAGCGCCAGCCCGGCCCGGGTCCAGGCCACCAGCCCCACCAGGGCCGGCGCCAGCAGCGCCAGGTACCCGCCGGCCGCGGCCAGGGTGGCCAGCACCAGGAAGGTACGCGGACGCCGTTCCGCCAGCCGGCGGCTGTGCTCGCGCAGCCGATGGGTGATGCGATGCCAGCGGGCGTCGATGCGCCGGGAAATCTCAGCCGTCAATGCCATGTTGCTGTCCTTGAAAGGGTCGGAACCTGTCCCTGTTTCGACCGCAGGGGGGCCGGTCTTCGTGGTCCCGGTCACATTCCCGCAACCGGGCACCCGCAGCGACACGGCCGTGCGACGCGCTTCACAGGGACATCCCGACGGCCCCGGCCATGGGCCGAGGCCGTAGCCCCCGACGCAACAGGCAGGCTAGAATGAACGGCCCATGCCCGCAGCACCCCGCCCACGAGCCCCGTCCCTGTGTCGAAGCTGAACCCCGCCCAGCGCGCCGCCGTGCGCCATGTCGACGGTCCGCTGCTGGTGCTGGCCGGCGCCGGCAGCGGCAAGACCCGCGTCATCACCCACAAGATCGCCCACCTGATCGGCGAATGCGGCCTGTCGGCCCGCCATATCGTGGCCGTGACCTTCACCAACAAGGCCGCGCGGGAGATGCGGGAAAGGGTCGGCAGGCTGCTGGACGGGCGTGCGGGGCGCGGCCTGACCGTATCCACCTTCCACACCCTGGGCCTGAACATCCTTCGCCGCGAACACGCCCGGCTGGGCTTCAAGGCCGGCTTTTCCATTTTCGATGCCCAGGACAGCAGCCACCTGGTCAACGAACTGGTGCGCAAGGCGCGCATCAGCCTCGACCCGGACCGCGCCCGCTGGCAGATCTCGGACTGGAAGAACGACTGCATCGACCCGGAGACGGCACTGGCCAGCGCCAGCGAGCCCTTCGCCGTGGCCGCGGCCCAGCTCTATGTCGAGTACCAGCGCAGCCTCAAGGCCTACAATGCCTTCGACTTCGACGACCTCATCCTCGCGCCGGTGACGCTGCTCGCCAGCGATGCCGAGGCACGCGAACACTGGCAGAACCGCATCCGCCATCTGCTGGTGGACGAGTACCAGGACACCAACGGCGCCCAGTACGAGCTGGTGCGGCTGCTGGTCGGCCGGCTCGGTCACTTCACCGCGGTCGGCGACGACGACCAGTCCATCTACACCTGGCGCGGCGCGCGCCCGGAGAACCTGCGCCGGCTGCAGGAGGACTATCCGCGGCTGGAAGTCATCAAGCTGGAACAGAACTACCGCTCCAGCGGCTGCATCCTCAAGTGCGCCAACCAGCTCATCGCCAACAACCCGCACCTGTTCGAGAAGCGGCTGTGGAGCGAACTCGGCTACGGCGAACCCATCCGCGTCCTGCCCTGCAGGGATCCGGAGGCCGAGGCGGAAAAGGTGGTGTCCGAGATCCTGCACCGGCGCTTCACCCAGGGCGCGCGCGACGGCGACTTCGCCATCCTCTACCGCGGCAATCACCAGTCGCGCCCCTTCGAGAAGGTGCTGCGCGAGCATCGCATCCCCTATCACCTGAGCGGCGGCACCTCCTTCTTCGAGTACACCGAGGTCAAGGACCTGGTCGCCTACCTGCGGCTGCTGGTCAACGAGGACGACGACCGCGCCTTCCTGCGCGTGGTCAACACCCCGCGCCGCGAGATCGGTGCCACGACTCTGGAGGGGCTGGGCGCCTATGCCGGCGAGCGCGGCATCAGCCTGCTCGCGGCCTGCTTCGAGATCGGGCTGGAAAGCCATCTGAGCGCGCGGTCTGTGAAGCGGCTGCGCAGCTTCGCGGAATGGGTGGTGGACTTCGCCGATCGCGCTGAGCGTGGCGATCCGGTGGCCGTGTTCAAGGAACTGCTGGGGGATATCGACTATGCCCAGTGGCTGGACGACACCACCCGCGACCCCGAGGCCGCTTCACGCAAGTGGGCCAATGTCGAGGAGCTGGTCGGCTGGCTGGAACACACCGCCAGCCAGTTCGAGGGCGAGGCCAGCCTGCGCGACCTGGTGAACCGCATGGCGCTGATGGACATCCTCGACCGCGACAGGGGCGGCGCCGGCGGCGATGCCGTGCACCTGATGACGCTGCATGCCGCCAAGGGGCTGGAGTTCCCGCACGTGTTTCTGGTGGGCATGGAGGAAGGGCTGCTGCCGCACCGCACCAGCATCGACGAGGACAACCTGGAAGAGGAACGCCGGCTGGCCTACGTCGGCATCACCCGCGCCCAGCGCACCCTGACCCTCACCTTCGCCCGCAAGCGCAAGCGCGCCGGCGAATGGTCGGCCAGCGAACCCAGCCGCTTTCTCGAAGAACTGCCGCGCGACGATCTCACCTGGGAGGGTCGCGACGAGGTCAGCAGCGAGGAACGCCAGAGCCGCGGCCAGGCCCACCTCGCCAATCTGCGGGGGTTGCTGGGGTCCTGAGCCGCGGCAAGCGGGAACGCCACGCAAATCGGGGCCACTGCCCGACTTCCCGGATTTCGGCCTTCGGCCTGCATCCGGGGTACGGGACTACAGGAACCGAGTCCTCATCGGCAATGCCAACGGCAGACGCCGTTACCCTTACCCGACTTGATATCTTGCAACTTGATTCTTGCAACTGCCCAAAACAAACCGCGCCCCGGAGGGCGCGGCCTGTCGATCATCGAGCGATCGGCCGTTACTTCGCCTTGGACACCAGGTAGGCCACCGCGGCCCTGATGTCGTCGTCGGAACAGTCCATGCAGGTGCCCTTGGGCGGCATGGCACGAATGCCCTCGATGGCGTGCTTGACCAAGGTGTCCATGCCCTGGGCGATGCGATCGGCCCAGGCGGCCTTGTCGCCGACCTTGGGCGCGCCCGCGGCGCCGGTGCCATGGCAGGCGAAGCAGCGGCTCTGCACGATCTGTTCCCCCTTGGCGAGATCCGCACCGGCCGCGGGTGCCGGCGCGGTCGCAGCAGCCGGTGCCGGTGCGGCCGCCGCCACGCCACCGGCGACCTCGATGCCGGTCTCCTTGAGCATGTACAGGATGGCGCCCTTCAGCTCCGCTTCGGAACAGTCGGCACAGGTGCCCTTCGGCGGCATGGCACGGATGCCGTTGACGGCATGGGACACCAGGGTATCCAGACCCTGATCGGCACGCGGCCCCCAGGCGGCCTTGTCGCCCACCTTGGGCGCCCCGGCGGCGCCGGTACCATGACAGGCCATGCAGGAAGCATCGTAGATCGCCTTGCCGGCACGCGGCGCCTTGGGCGCAGCGGCCGCATCTGCGGCGCCCTGCTCGGCCACCTTCACGGTGCCCACCGGACGGATGTTCTCCAGCACCGCCTGCTCCTGCATCTCGTCGGCACCCGCCAGCGCGGTCCAGCCCAGCAGCAGGGCACCCAGCGCCCCCTTCACGACAGCCTTGCCCAGTGATTCGGTCACGGTGATATCTCCAGTTCCGGAAATTAATTAAGGTGTGAATTCGGTGGGCGCAGAGTATAGCCGGCTGCCGGCCCACCGAAAACCGCCGCCCCGGCGCTCAAGTTCCCTGCGCCGCCGGCCGTTAACCCGGATGAGGGAGACCTCGCACAGCGCCGCCATCCGGACCGGCAGCCTCAAGGAACCGGCAGGGACTGCAAAAACCACTGCAAAACGGCGGGTTACGAACATGGTCATCCAACCGGCGCAGGCCCCGGCAGTTGCCCTGCCGAGCGAACCGCCCCGGCCACCCACCCAGACGGCGGCCGAGGACGTGGCGCGCCCGGTGGTCCCTGCCACACCCACCGATGCCGCCACCCGCCAGACCCGCGACCGCCAGCAGGTGGAGGAAAAGCGGGGCGAGGACCGCCGCCGCGAGGCTGAACGCACCCGCGCAAGCGGCGAGGACAACGAACTCAGCGAGGACGAACGCCGCCAGGTCGAGGAACTCAAAGCCCGGGATCGCGAAGTACGCCAGCACGAGGCCGCGCACCGCGCCGCTGCCGGCCGATACGCTCGGGGTGGCGCCCGTTTCGACTACCAGACCGGCCCCGACGGCAAGCACTATGCCGTCGGCGGCGAAGTGAACATCGATACCGGCCGCACCGGCGACCCGCGTGCCGACCTGGAAAAGGCCCAGACTGTCGAACGCGCCGCACTGGCCCCGACCGAGCCTTCCACACAGGACCGGAGCGTCGCCGCCCGGGCCCGTGGCATGGCGCTGGAAGCACGGCAGGCACTCGCCGAACAGGGCCGGAAAGGCAATACACCGGCGACATCGCGGCCAGCGGACCTCGATCGAATCTTCGGTCGCAACGGCGAGGGCCCGCGCCCGGCCGCCATCGGCCACAACCTCGACCTCTTTGCCTGAACCCGGAGCGAGACCATGAAAATCGACAACGCCGCCCAGATCGGCCTGCTCGGCATCCAGCGCGGCATGGCCAAGGCCACGCAGCACGCCAGCGAGATCGCCAGCGCCGGCCTGGCCGAAAACCCCAACCCGGTCGCCCTGGTCGAACCGCTGGTCGGCATCAAGGCCGCCGAGCTGCAGGTCAAGGCCTCCGCCGAGGTCATCAAGGCCGTCGACGACATGATCGGCACCCTGTTCGACGACAAGGCCTGAAGCCCCTATCCGGTCCGGCCCCTCCGGGCATGGACCTGTCCACCCCATTGCAGGTATGCTTGGCAGCCCGTCGCGTCAGCCGGACGGCCAGCATCCGCGCCGGGATACAACAGGCACGGTCAGAGGTAGCCCGGATGAAGCGCAGCGGAATCCGGGAAGCCGCGGCAGCGTTGGCCTCGTCGCCCGCCAGGGCGACCGAACGCCCTGCAGCGGCAGGAGATGACAAACAGAGTTTGCGCCCGTAGCTCAGCTGGGTGAGCCGAGCGCAGTTCGCGAAGCACCGCTTCGCGCGAGGCGAACGCCCGCGAGCCACGCGAGTGGGCGGGGGAAGCCGCGACAGCGGCGGGAGCGTTGGCCTCGTCGCCCGCCAGGGCGACCGAACGACCTGCAGCGGCAGGAGATGACAAACAGAGTTTGCGCCCGTAGCTCAGCTGGATAGAGCGTTGGCCTCCGGAGCCAAAGGTCAGAGGTTCGAATCCTCTCGGGCGCGCCAAATCAAAAGGCCACCATCGCGGTGGCCTTTTGGGTTTGGCGGGTTCGAGGGATTTGATTCGGACCTCACAGGTTCGAGCCGAGTCCGGCACAAGCCGGGCAAGACAACGCGCAGCGTGGGCTTCCCCGTCGGACTGGGCCGATTGGTTATGCCGCAGATTCTCGACGAACATCCCAGCCCGGGAAGACAAGAACGGCCGGATGACACTTTAGCGCCCTGGCCAGGACCTTTGCTCTCTCCACGCCCAGGTTGACTCGATCATT
It encodes:
- a CDS encoding putative metalloprotease CJM1_0395 family protein codes for the protein MVIQPAQAPAVALPSEPPRPPTQTAAEDVARPVVPATPTDAATRQTRDRQQVEEKRGEDRRREAERTRASGEDNELSEDERRQVEELKARDREVRQHEAAHRAAAGRYARGGARFDYQTGPDGKHYAVGGEVNIDTGRTGDPRADLEKAQTVERAALAPTEPSTQDRSVAARARGMALEARQALAEQGRKGNTPATSRPADLDRIFGRNGEGPRPAAIGHNLDLFA
- a CDS encoding tetratricopeptide repeat protein; protein product: MNDHRDDEDPRLREAVVALSQGDFATSLQLARQTAEEGDALAMHFVGWHYHKGLGVPEDQAAAVSWWCKAASAGHAVAMRALGWALETGEGLEADPVAAYICYSRALAAGDRDAAEALTELAPRLAPDQVRAAEAELKAGEPDENPWQRICASA
- a CDS encoding c-type cytochrome — encoded protein: MTESLGKAVVKGALGALLLGWTALAGADEMQEQAVLENIRPVGTVKVAEQGAADAAAAPKAPRAGKAIYDASCMACHGTGAAGAPKVGDKAAWGPRADQGLDTLVSHAVNGIRAMPPKGTCADCSEAELKGAILYMLKETGIEVAGGVAAAAPAPAAATAPAPAAGADLAKGEQIVQSRCFACHGTGAAGAPKVGDKAAWADRIAQGMDTLVKHAIEGIRAMPPKGTCMDCSDDDIRAAVAYLVSKAK
- a CDS encoding YqcC family protein, which encodes MKEQELGALLDALEAELRRLDCWEASPPPADALASPLPFAHDCLTFTQWLQWLFLPRLRTLLASGVRLPARSGIAPMAEVSLADSGLDAAALVALLRRIDGLLEGDATGQ
- the rep gene encoding DNA helicase Rep produces the protein MSKLNPAQRAAVRHVDGPLLVLAGAGSGKTRVITHKIAHLIGECGLSARHIVAVTFTNKAAREMRERVGRLLDGRAGRGLTVSTFHTLGLNILRREHARLGFKAGFSIFDAQDSSHLVNELVRKARISLDPDRARWQISDWKNDCIDPETALASASEPFAVAAAQLYVEYQRSLKAYNAFDFDDLILAPVTLLASDAEAREHWQNRIRHLLVDEYQDTNGAQYELVRLLVGRLGHFTAVGDDDQSIYTWRGARPENLRRLQEDYPRLEVIKLEQNYRSSGCILKCANQLIANNPHLFEKRLWSELGYGEPIRVLPCRDPEAEAEKVVSEILHRRFTQGARDGDFAILYRGNHQSRPFEKVLREHRIPYHLSGGTSFFEYTEVKDLVAYLRLLVNEDDDRAFLRVVNTPRREIGATTLEGLGAYAGERGISLLAACFEIGLESHLSARSVKRLRSFAEWVVDFADRAERGDPVAVFKELLGDIDYAQWLDDTTRDPEAASRKWANVEELVGWLEHTASQFEGEASLRDLVNRMALMDILDRDRGGAGGDAVHLMTLHAAKGLEFPHVFLVGMEEGLLPHRTSIDEDNLEEERRLAYVGITRAQRTLTLTFARKRKRAGEWSASEPSRFLEELPRDDLTWEGRDEVSSEERQSRGQAHLANLRGLLGS
- a CDS encoding YkgJ family cysteine cluster protein, giving the protein MARPFPHRLRCEAPRPSFPEHERRLPWLGPLLDACCIADSGVAEGIRRETDRGRRLACRKGCAHCCRSHETVPVYPLELMGIAWYVTEIIEGPLRGRLHDRLAHHRDLPGCPFLVDDSCSIYPLRPMACRLLNVFDRACAPGEDVFYSRHGDLLTPLPDYREATEYEMLPFYGFCEADERREALRSGRLHQLARVLRDLDWASLAKRMAARDAGQPAALDEALP